A single window of Nicotiana sylvestris chromosome 5, ASM39365v2, whole genome shotgun sequence DNA harbors:
- the LOC138868761 gene encoding uncharacterized protein produces the protein MTKTSTGETPFSMVYGAEALILVEIREPSTRYVQATEESNDEEMRVNLDLLKGRREVALIRMAAQKQVIERYYNRKARLRFFKIGDFVLKKVFQSTKAANSGKLSPTWERPCRVRDIAGK, from the coding sequence atgacaaaaacaagcacgggagaaacacccttttcaatggtttatggtgcggaggctttaattctagttgaaatAAGAGAACCGAGCACACGATACGTTCAAGCAACAgaggaatcaaatgatgaagagatgcgggtgaaTCTTGATTTGCTCaaaggaagaagagaagttgcactaataaggatggcagcacaaaagcaagtaattgaacggtaTTATAAcagaaaagcacgcctcagattctttaaaattggggacttcgtgcttaaaaaggtgttccaatctacaaaagctgctaattcaggaaagcttaGTCCAACATGGGAAAGACCCTGcagagttcgtgacattgcgggaaaatga